Proteins from a single region of Streptomyces glaucescens:
- a CDS encoding GNAT family N-acetyltransferase — MTGLPEFDDHLGGTSPDTWDSLAGGRLYSSADWLRFCATDIGGRTATGAVRTGDGAVPVTALAEEPNSFYQWHTQLAARGLPSPAPAGLLVGQRRGYRTSLLTRAGVEAERAAPGLLDAVRDLAARLPGTELLPEAAAGRPAPCVASFVATEDALALRAAGVTTVPVLLTTDAWVDVPEGGFDAWLRTLPSKGRRDSVKQEVKAFAAAGYEITRVPLAESHAEAAGLLAATQRRYGHPYDLEVLTESFRRQAAAMGERAEVLFCARPGEPPVGFSLFYVHGDTLYVRAVGFDYDRLVRGAAEYFNLVYYTSVRIAAESGLRWIHPGIESPDAKALRGARLRPLWLLDLSEDSVLAGEGERIRAYNTARTAELAAISPAVSKALESELFAPFC; from the coding sequence ATGACCGGCCTTCCCGAATTCGACGACCACCTCGGCGGAACGTCCCCGGACACCTGGGATTCCCTCGCCGGCGGCCGTCTCTACTCCTCCGCCGACTGGCTCCGGTTCTGCGCCACCGACATCGGCGGCCGGACGGCGACGGGCGCGGTGCGCACCGGTGACGGCGCGGTCCCGGTCACCGCGCTGGCCGAGGAGCCCAACTCCTTCTACCAGTGGCACACCCAGCTCGCCGCGCGCGGGCTGCCCTCCCCCGCCCCGGCGGGGCTGCTGGTGGGCCAGCGGCGCGGTTACCGCACCAGCCTCCTCACCCGTGCGGGCGTCGAGGCGGAGCGGGCGGCGCCGGGCCTGCTGGACGCCGTACGGGACCTGGCCGCCCGGCTGCCCGGCACCGAGCTGCTGCCGGAAGCGGCGGCGGGCCGGCCGGCGCCCTGCGTGGCGAGTTTCGTCGCCACCGAGGACGCGCTGGCGCTGCGCGCGGCCGGGGTGACGACGGTGCCGGTGCTGCTCACCACGGACGCCTGGGTCGACGTGCCGGAGGGCGGCTTCGACGCGTGGCTGCGGACGCTGCCGTCCAAGGGCCGCAGGGACTCGGTGAAGCAGGAGGTCAAGGCGTTCGCCGCGGCGGGTTACGAGATCACCCGGGTGCCGCTCGCCGAGAGCCACGCGGAGGCGGCCGGGCTGCTCGCGGCCACCCAGCGGCGCTACGGCCACCCGTACGACCTGGAGGTGCTCACCGAGTCGTTCCGGCGGCAGGCGGCGGCCATGGGGGAACGCGCCGAGGTGCTGTTCTGCGCCCGGCCGGGCGAACCGCCCGTCGGTTTCAGCCTGTTCTACGTCCACGGCGACACGCTGTACGTGCGCGCGGTCGGCTTCGACTACGACCGGCTGGTGCGCGGTGCCGCCGAGTACTTCAACCTCGTCTACTACACGTCGGTGCGGATCGCGGCCGAGAGCGGGCTGCGCTGGATCCACCCCGGGATCGAGTCGCCCGACGCCAAGGCGCTGCGCGGTGCGCGGCTGCGGCCCCTGTGGCTGCTCGACCTGAGCGAGGACAGCGTCCTGGCCGGGGAGGGCGAGCGGATCCGCGCGTACAACACGGCGCGCACCGCGGAACTCGCCGCGATCTCGCCGGCCGTGTCCAAGGCCCTGGAGAGCGAACTCTTCGCGCCCTTCTGCTGA
- a CDS encoding SDR family NAD(P)-dependent oxidoreductase yields the protein MSVRFDGQVVLVTGGGEGIGRAAAVAYARHGARVMVVGRHGERLDETVGLIRATGGTAEALVADLTEADGAARAVAGTTARYGALDVAFNNITERGSQQPVADICETVWGETLAANLTGVWRAMKQEIAHMEQAGGGVIVNTASNIGVQGMLPGLGAYAASTAAVSALTRTAAREYAAKGVRINAVSPCPLGRGASAEEIADTVVWLSSGAAAYIVGHDLVLDRKTSA from the coding sequence ATGTCTGTTCGGTTCGACGGCCAGGTCGTCCTCGTCACCGGCGGAGGCGAGGGAATCGGCCGCGCGGCGGCCGTCGCCTACGCCCGGCACGGTGCGCGGGTCATGGTCGTCGGCCGCCACGGCGAGCGGCTCGACGAGACCGTCGGCCTGATCCGCGCCACCGGCGGCACCGCCGAGGCGCTGGTGGCGGACCTGACGGAGGCGGACGGCGCCGCCCGTGCCGTGGCCGGGACGACCGCCCGGTACGGCGCCCTCGACGTGGCCTTCAACAACATCACCGAGCGCGGCTCCCAGCAGCCGGTCGCGGACATCTGCGAGACCGTCTGGGGCGAGACCCTGGCGGCCAACCTGACCGGCGTGTGGCGGGCCATGAAGCAGGAGATCGCGCACATGGAGCAGGCCGGCGGCGGCGTCATCGTCAACACCGCCAGCAACATCGGCGTCCAGGGCATGCTGCCCGGCCTCGGCGCCTACGCCGCCTCCACCGCGGCCGTCAGCGCGCTGACCCGCACGGCGGCCCGCGAGTACGCCGCAAAGGGCGTCCGCATCAACGCGGTCAGCCCCTGCCCGCTGGGCCGGGGGGCGAGCGCGGAGGAGATCGCCGACACCGTCGTCTGGCTCTCGTCGGGCGCCGCCGCCTACATCGTCGGACACGACCTGGTCCTCGACCGCAAGACCTCCGCGTGA
- a CDS encoding isochorismatase family protein: MAGIPAIRPYPMPTREELPASDVAWTVDPDRAVLLVHDLQKYFLAAFPAGRQPVVDLVDNAARVRARCAELGVPVAYTAQPGGMSRQERGLLKDFWGPGMTPSPEHREVVDPVAPADGDWKLTKWRYSAFFKTDLLERMRATGRDQLILCGVYAHVGVLMTAVDAFTHDIQPFLVADAIADFSAEDHRMALEYAATRCAALTTTGELLTALAAPRVAVAAGRESA, encoded by the coding sequence ATGGCAGGCATTCCTGCGATCCGTCCCTACCCGATGCCGACCCGGGAGGAGCTGCCCGCGTCGGACGTGGCGTGGACGGTCGACCCGGATCGTGCCGTACTGCTCGTGCACGACCTTCAGAAGTACTTCCTCGCCGCGTTCCCGGCCGGCCGGCAGCCGGTCGTGGACCTGGTGGACAACGCGGCCCGGGTGCGCGCGCGGTGCGCCGAACTCGGTGTGCCGGTCGCCTACACCGCCCAGCCCGGCGGCATGTCCCGGCAGGAGCGCGGGCTGCTGAAGGACTTCTGGGGGCCGGGGATGACCCCGAGCCCCGAGCACCGGGAGGTGGTGGACCCGGTCGCGCCGGCGGACGGCGACTGGAAGCTCACCAAGTGGCGCTACAGCGCCTTCTTCAAGACCGATCTGCTGGAGCGGATGCGGGCGACCGGCCGGGACCAGCTCATCCTGTGCGGGGTGTACGCGCACGTGGGCGTGCTGATGACCGCGGTGGACGCGTTCACCCACGACATCCAGCCGTTCCTCGTCGCCGACGCGATCGCCGACTTCAGCGCCGAGGACCACCGGATGGCCCTGGAGTACGCGGCCACCCGCTGCGCCGCCCTGACCACCACCGGGGAACTGCTGACCGCGCTGGCGGCGCCCCGCGTCGCCGTCGCCGCCGGAAGGGAGTCGGCATGA
- a CDS encoding anthranilate synthase family protein, with product MTADPMDVLRGPADGRPAAFALIHRPHTRTDGRVDLLVGDFAEYGRLADVPLPQAAAGPAEDVLVLVPYRQLAERGYEAPDDGTPLLAMTVTERHALPLAAVLDGIPDDPVRLAGDGDFDLADEAYARIVERVVADEIGTGEGANFVMKRSFVAEVRDWSADTALRFFRRLLERETGAYWTFVVHTGDRTLVGASPERHVSVHGGRAVMNPISGTYRFPAAGPELSGVLDFLADRKEADELYMVVDEELKMMARVCDSGGRVTGPHLKEMARLAHTEYFIEGRTTLDPRAVLHETLFAPTVTGSPLESAARVIKRYEPQGRGYYSGVAALIGRDPDGGRTLDSAILIRTADIDAAGRMRIGVGATLVRHSDPMSEVAETRAKAAGLLAVLGDPAPRGLAGHPAVREALSRRNDTISGFWLRDEAGRNRPVPQLDGRKVLVVDAEDTFTAMIAHQLRAMGAQVTVSRFDTPYSFAPYDLVVLGPGPGDPRETGHPKISHLRAAVDTLLAEGRPFLAVCLSHQVLSTRLGLGLLRKEHPNQGVQREIDLFGRRERVGFYNTFAAHSPADVVEVPGIGMVEVCREAGTGEVHALRGPGFRSMQFHAESVLTEDGVRIVGEALAGLVQEQLV from the coding sequence ATGACCGCGGACCCGATGGACGTGCTGCGCGGGCCGGCGGACGGCCGGCCCGCCGCCTTCGCGCTGATCCACCGGCCCCACACCCGCACCGACGGCCGCGTCGACCTGCTGGTCGGCGACTTCGCCGAGTACGGCCGGCTGGCCGACGTACCGCTGCCGCAGGCCGCGGCCGGGCCCGCCGAGGACGTGCTGGTGCTGGTCCCGTACCGGCAGCTCGCCGAGCGCGGCTACGAGGCGCCCGACGACGGCACGCCGCTGCTGGCGATGACCGTCACCGAACGGCACGCGCTGCCGCTCGCGGCCGTGCTGGACGGCATCCCCGACGACCCGGTGCGGCTGGCCGGGGACGGTGACTTCGACCTCGCCGACGAGGCGTACGCGCGGATCGTGGAGCGGGTCGTCGCCGACGAGATCGGCACCGGCGAGGGCGCCAACTTCGTGATGAAACGATCCTTCGTGGCGGAGGTGCGGGACTGGTCCGCGGACACGGCGCTGCGCTTCTTCCGCCGCCTGCTGGAACGCGAGACCGGCGCCTACTGGACCTTCGTCGTGCACACCGGGGACCGCACCCTCGTCGGCGCCTCCCCGGAGCGCCACGTCAGCGTGCACGGCGGCCGGGCCGTGATGAACCCGATCAGCGGCACCTACCGCTTCCCGGCGGCCGGTCCCGAGCTCTCCGGCGTCCTCGACTTCCTCGCCGACCGCAAGGAGGCCGACGAGCTGTACATGGTCGTCGACGAGGAACTGAAGATGATGGCCCGGGTGTGCGACTCGGGCGGCCGGGTCACCGGACCCCACCTGAAGGAGATGGCCCGGCTCGCGCACACCGAGTACTTCATCGAGGGCCGCACCACGCTCGACCCGCGCGCCGTGCTGCACGAGACCCTGTTCGCGCCGACCGTCACCGGCTCGCCCCTGGAGAGCGCGGCCCGCGTCATCAAGCGGTACGAGCCGCAGGGACGCGGCTACTACAGCGGCGTCGCCGCCCTGATCGGCCGGGACCCGGACGGCGGGCGCACCCTGGACTCCGCGATCCTCATCCGCACCGCCGACATCGACGCGGCCGGCCGGATGCGCATCGGCGTCGGCGCCACCCTCGTCCGCCACTCCGACCCGATGTCCGAGGTCGCCGAGACCCGGGCCAAGGCGGCCGGGCTCCTCGCGGTGCTCGGCGACCCCGCCCCGCGCGGCCTGGCCGGGCACCCGGCCGTCCGCGAGGCGCTCAGCCGGCGCAACGACACGATCTCCGGGTTCTGGCTGCGCGACGAGGCGGGCCGCAACCGGCCGGTGCCGCAGCTGGACGGCCGCAAGGTGCTGGTGGTCGACGCGGAGGACACCTTCACCGCGATGATCGCCCACCAGCTGCGGGCGATGGGCGCGCAGGTGACGGTCAGCCGGTTCGACACGCCGTACAGCTTCGCGCCGTACGACCTGGTGGTGCTCGGGCCCGGCCCCGGCGACCCGCGCGAGACCGGCCATCCGAAGATCTCCCACCTGCGCGCCGCGGTGGACACCCTGCTCGCCGAGGGGCGCCCGTTCCTCGCGGTGTGCCTGAGCCACCAGGTGCTCAGCACCCGGCTCGGCCTCGGGCTGCTGCGCAAGGAGCACCCGAACCAGGGCGTGCAGCGGGAGATCGACCTGTTCGGGCGGCGCGAACGCGTCGGCTTCTACAACACCTTCGCCGCGCACAGCCCCGCCGACGTGGTCGAGGTGCCCGGCATCGGCATGGTCGAGGTGTGCCGGGAGGCCGGCACCGGCGAGGTGCACGCGCTGCGCGGGCCCGGGTTCCGCTCCATGCAGTTCCACGCCGAGTCGGTGCTCACCGAGGACGGCGTCCGCATCGTCGGCGAGGCACTGGCCGGCCTGGTCCAGGAGCAGCTCGTATGA
- a CDS encoding 3-hydroxybenzoate 6-monooxygenase, whose product MADILIAGGGIGGLAAALGLARRGHRVTVLERRDMFTEVGAGIQLGPNAFAALDALGVGREVRDRAVLVDELRFMDGTTGERVATLPVTGAYRERFGNPYAVVHRVDLYLPLLEACRRDPDVELRGRHHVVGYEQQAGRVSAVLADGTRLTGDALIGADGLHSAVRAQLVGDGGPRVSGHTIYRAVIPMDEVPAELRCNAVTLWAGPKWHFVHYPIAGGSHLNLAATRDDGATEAVAGVPAGRDDVLASFPELSGAARRLLELGRDWKAWVLCDRDPVDRWTDGRVALLGDAAHPMLQYAAQGACQAVEDAVVLGGLLDGCPADFEQRLEKYGALRRERTARVQLVAREMGRRLYHPAGVAARARNDLLSALSARDMHDKLAWLHGSADLRTEDVA is encoded by the coding sequence ATGGCCGACATACTCATCGCCGGCGGCGGCATCGGAGGCCTCGCGGCGGCGCTCGGTCTCGCCCGGCGCGGGCACCGGGTCACCGTCCTGGAGCGCCGCGATATGTTCACCGAGGTCGGCGCGGGCATCCAGCTCGGCCCGAACGCCTTCGCCGCACTCGACGCGCTCGGCGTCGGCCGGGAGGTCCGCGACCGCGCCGTCCTCGTCGACGAGCTGCGCTTCATGGACGGCACGACGGGCGAGCGCGTGGCGACCCTGCCGGTCACCGGCGCCTACCGCGAGCGGTTCGGCAACCCGTACGCCGTCGTCCACCGCGTCGACCTGTACCTGCCGCTGCTGGAGGCCTGCCGCCGCGACCCGGACGTCGAGCTGCGCGGCCGCCACCACGTCGTCGGCTACGAGCAGCAGGCGGGCCGCGTCTCGGCCGTCCTGGCCGACGGCACCCGGCTCACCGGGGACGCCCTCATCGGCGCCGACGGACTGCACTCGGCGGTCCGCGCCCAGCTCGTCGGCGACGGCGGACCCCGCGTCTCCGGGCACACCATCTACCGCGCCGTGATCCCCATGGACGAGGTGCCGGCGGAGCTGCGCTGCAACGCGGTCACCCTGTGGGCGGGCCCCAAGTGGCACTTCGTGCACTACCCGATCGCCGGCGGCTCCCACCTCAACCTCGCGGCCACCCGTGACGACGGCGCCACCGAGGCCGTCGCCGGGGTGCCGGCCGGCCGCGACGACGTCCTCGCCTCCTTCCCGGAGCTGTCCGGCGCCGCCCGGCGGCTGCTGGAGCTGGGCCGGGACTGGAAGGCGTGGGTGCTGTGCGACCGCGACCCCGTGGACCGCTGGACGGACGGCCGGGTCGCCCTGCTCGGCGACGCCGCCCATCCCATGCTCCAGTACGCCGCCCAGGGCGCCTGCCAGGCGGTCGAGGACGCCGTCGTGCTCGGCGGACTGCTCGACGGCTGCCCCGCCGACTTCGAGCAGCGCCTGGAGAAGTACGGGGCGCTGCGCCGCGAGCGCACCGCGCGCGTCCAGCTCGTCGCCCGTGAGATGGGCCGCCGGCTGTACCACCCCGCCGGCGTCGCCGCCCGGGCCCGCAACGACCTGCTCTCCGCCCTGTCGGCGCGGGACATGCACGACAAGCTGGCCTGGCTGCACGGCTCCGCCGACCTCCGGACGGAGGACGTGGCATGA
- a CDS encoding RimK family alpha-L-glutamate ligase — protein sequence MTADPEVLLSVTVLRPDEKLLLNALRDQGLRVRTALPADLTEVLAGRVAPPALGLIRNLSHREAHGTAQRLQVAGVTTLNRASAIEICNDKGLQALLFARYGIPHPVTVHAFGYDQVRAEVAGLGHPAVVKPVSGSWGRGVSLLADGPGTEAWIGGRESVDAAGKLFPVLVQGYVDKPGHDLRVVVVGDTPVVAIQRVSADWRTNTHLGAEVRRTEITPEIAKRCAQVVEALGEGFYGVDLVEDRATGELMVLEVNANPEFARSSARHGVDVAGLLAAYTARTVAAYADRAAGADAR from the coding sequence GTGACCGCCGACCCGGAGGTCCTGCTGTCCGTCACGGTGCTGCGGCCCGACGAGAAGCTCCTCCTGAACGCGCTGCGCGACCAGGGGCTGCGGGTGCGGACCGCACTGCCGGCGGACCTGACGGAGGTGCTGGCGGGGCGCGTCGCCCCGCCGGCCCTCGGCCTGATCCGCAACCTGTCCCACCGCGAGGCGCACGGCACCGCCCAGCGCCTCCAGGTCGCCGGAGTCACCACCCTGAACCGGGCCTCGGCGATCGAGATCTGCAACGACAAGGGCCTGCAGGCCCTGCTGTTCGCCCGGTACGGCATCCCGCACCCGGTCACCGTGCACGCCTTCGGCTACGACCAGGTCCGCGCGGAGGTGGCCGGGCTCGGCCACCCGGCCGTCGTCAAGCCGGTCAGCGGCTCATGGGGACGCGGGGTGTCCCTGCTGGCCGACGGACCGGGCACGGAGGCGTGGATCGGCGGCCGGGAGTCCGTGGACGCGGCCGGGAAGCTGTTCCCGGTCCTGGTGCAGGGCTACGTCGACAAGCCCGGCCACGACCTCCGCGTCGTCGTCGTGGGCGACACCCCGGTGGTGGCGATCCAGCGGGTCTCCGCGGACTGGCGCACCAACACCCACCTGGGGGCCGAGGTCCGCCGGACCGAGATCACCCCGGAGATCGCCAAGCGCTGCGCGCAGGTGGTGGAGGCCCTCGGCGAGGGCTTCTATGGGGTCGACCTGGTCGAGGACCGCGCCACCGGCGAGCTGATGGTCCTGGAGGTCAACGCGAACCCGGAGTTCGCCAGGTCGTCGGCGCGGCACGGCGTCGACGTGGCGGGACTGCTCGCGGCGTACACCGCCCGCACCGTCGCCGCGTACGCGGACCGCGCCGCCGGCGCGGACGCCCGCTGA
- a CDS encoding AtaL-like protein: MLTLSWTRVIARAADAERARVRARLWRALLHKAERPQEYVPAISGARILERYPDGFLREVRRGERVFLQRVTPEEAAGLITFRHLNTPDIAAIRNELREDPPGRFALTVTLTLTGARTDPAAAERELRSWDRDFALTVEAVTAALRAGLAGGAP, translated from the coding sequence ATGCTCACGCTCTCGTGGACCCGTGTCATCGCGCGGGCGGCCGACGCGGAGCGCGCCCGGGTGCGGGCGCGGCTGTGGCGGGCGCTGCTGCACAAGGCGGAACGGCCGCAGGAGTACGTGCCGGCGATCAGCGGGGCCCGGATCCTCGAGCGGTACCCGGACGGCTTCCTGCGGGAAGTGCGGCGCGGGGAGCGGGTGTTCCTGCAGCGGGTCACGCCCGAGGAGGCGGCCGGACTGATCACCTTCCGGCACCTGAACACCCCGGACATCGCCGCCATCCGCAACGAGCTGCGCGAGGACCCGCCGGGCCGGTTCGCCCTCACCGTGACCCTGACGCTCACCGGCGCCCGCACGGACCCCGCCGCCGCCGAGCGCGAACTGCGCTCGTGGGACAGGGACTTCGCGCTGACCGTGGAGGCGGTCACGGCGGCGCTGCGCGCGGGTCTCGCCGGCGGTGCCCCGTAG
- a CDS encoding ATP-grasp domain-containing protein → MSRDTSVSAPDRPEAVLFMGDLVVLARQGRLVQEALARDLVPLAVVSTDTDLARLDAVRSDPAHSLHGLGEVVQVPDARIASVLPAVQPLLSRYDVRGVLSVGEVFVEPVGVLADCLGLPGTGSKAAVICRNKLLQRTAAPEFSPRWQVVPPAERASFTLPADHYPAVVKPAGRFYSSGVTEVAGQEELTAALAQFGDDEISLVESRVHGPEFSVEALVQDGEVLWSGVTGKETNEHEGPYFTELSHTSPALLDPADEAALIAANTEILSRAGVRDGITHGEYRLTPGGVVLMEIAARLPGDAITFLWELATGVPVEPVMLDLALGVPTRYPAPRRRARQQFVDHPHGVLRDVTADGAEVSWPARDDRWPELTPVAADAEAGLRGVLVGRLPGDVLGVQEHSGHRSASVVVDAPLDADLDLAAKRAVAQVSLHLDPA, encoded by the coding sequence GTGTCCCGCGACACCTCCGTCAGCGCCCCGGACCGGCCCGAGGCCGTCCTGTTCATGGGCGACCTGGTCGTTCTGGCCCGGCAGGGCCGGCTCGTCCAGGAAGCGCTCGCCCGCGATCTCGTCCCGCTCGCCGTGGTGTCCACCGACACCGACCTGGCCCGGCTGGACGCCGTACGCTCCGACCCGGCCCACTCGCTGCACGGCCTGGGCGAGGTCGTGCAGGTCCCCGACGCCCGGATCGCGTCCGTGCTGCCCGCGGTGCAGCCGCTGCTGAGCCGCTACGACGTGCGCGGCGTCCTCTCCGTCGGCGAGGTCTTCGTCGAGCCGGTGGGCGTGCTCGCCGACTGCCTGGGCCTGCCCGGCACCGGTTCCAAGGCGGCGGTGATCTGCCGCAACAAGCTGCTCCAGCGCACCGCCGCCCCCGAGTTCTCGCCGCGCTGGCAGGTCGTGCCGCCGGCCGAGCGGGCCTCCTTCACGCTGCCCGCGGACCACTACCCGGCGGTCGTGAAGCCGGCCGGCCGGTTCTACAGCTCGGGGGTCACCGAGGTCGCCGGGCAGGAGGAACTGACCGCCGCGCTCGCCCAGTTCGGCGACGACGAGATCTCCCTGGTGGAGAGCAGGGTGCACGGCCCGGAGTTCTCCGTCGAGGCGCTGGTGCAGGACGGCGAGGTGCTGTGGTCGGGGGTCACCGGCAAGGAGACCAACGAGCACGAGGGCCCCTACTTCACCGAGCTGTCCCACACCAGCCCCGCCCTGCTGGACCCGGCCGACGAGGCCGCCCTGATCGCGGCCAACACCGAGATCCTCAGCCGGGCCGGCGTCCGTGACGGCATCACCCACGGCGAGTACCGGCTCACGCCCGGCGGCGTGGTGCTGATGGAGATCGCCGCGCGGCTGCCGGGCGACGCGATCACCTTCCTGTGGGAGCTGGCCACCGGAGTGCCGGTCGAGCCGGTCATGCTCGACCTCGCGCTGGGCGTCCCCACCCGCTACCCCGCCCCGCGGCGCCGGGCCCGCCAGCAGTTCGTCGACCACCCGCACGGGGTGCTGCGCGACGTCACCGCCGACGGCGCCGAGGTGTCCTGGCCGGCCCGCGACGACCGCTGGCCCGAGCTGACGCCGGTCGCGGCCGACGCCGAGGCCGGACTGCGGGGCGTCCTGGTGGGCCGGCTGCCCGGCGACGTGCTGGGCGTGCAGGAGCACTCCGGGCACCGCTCGGCCTCCGTGGTCGTCGACGCGCCGCTCGACGCGGACCTGGACCTCGCGGCCAAGCGGGCCGTGGCCCAGGTGTCGCTGCACCTGGACCCGGCCTGA
- the aroC gene encoding chorismate synthase: protein MSRLRWLTAGESHGPALVATLEGLPAGVPVTTEMVADHLARRRLGHGRGARMKFERDEVTFLGGVRHGLTLGSPVAVMVGNTEWPKWEKVMAADPVDPAELAELARNAPLTRPRPGHADLAGMQKYGFDEARPVLERASARETAARVALGAVARSYLRETAGVEIVSHVVELAAAKAPYGVYPTPGDVERLDADPVRCLDADASKAMVAEIDQAHKDGDTLGGVVEVLAYGVPVGLGSHVHWDRRLDARLAAALMGIQAIKGVEVGDGFGLARVPGSQAHDEIVLTGEGVRRASGRSGGTEGGLTNGELLRVRAAMKPIATVPRALRTVDVATGEPAAAHHQRSDVCAVPAAGIVAEAMVALVLADAVAEKFGGDSVTETRRNVRSYLAALADLTPCAGERGAPGRNSAE, encoded by the coding sequence ATGAGCAGGCTGCGGTGGCTGACGGCTGGGGAGTCCCACGGTCCTGCCCTGGTGGCGACGCTGGAGGGCCTTCCCGCCGGCGTGCCCGTCACGACCGAGATGGTGGCGGACCACTTGGCGCGGCGCCGGCTCGGCCATGGCCGTGGTGCGCGGATGAAGTTCGAGCGGGACGAGGTCACCTTCCTCGGTGGTGTCCGCCATGGTCTGACGCTGGGCTCTCCGGTGGCGGTCATGGTGGGCAACACCGAGTGGCCGAAGTGGGAGAAGGTGATGGCCGCCGATCCCGTGGACCCGGCGGAGCTGGCCGAGCTGGCGCGCAACGCGCCGCTGACGCGGCCGCGGCCCGGTCACGCGGATCTGGCGGGGATGCAGAAGTACGGCTTCGACGAGGCCCGGCCGGTCCTGGAGCGGGCCTCGGCGCGGGAGACCGCAGCCCGGGTGGCCCTGGGCGCGGTGGCCCGCTCGTACCTGAGGGAGACGGCCGGGGTCGAGATCGTCTCCCATGTGGTGGAGCTGGCTGCGGCGAAGGCCCCGTACGGGGTGTATCCGACGCCGGGGGATGTGGAGCGGCTGGACGCGGATCCGGTGCGCTGTCTGGACGCGGACGCGTCGAAGGCGATGGTCGCGGAGATCGACCAGGCGCACAAGGACGGCGACACGCTCGGCGGCGTGGTGGAGGTGCTGGCGTACGGGGTGCCGGTGGGGCTGGGCTCGCACGTGCACTGGGACCGGCGGCTGGACGCCCGGCTGGCGGCGGCGCTGATGGGCATCCAGGCGATCAAGGGTGTCGAGGTCGGGGACGGCTTCGGTCTGGCGCGGGTGCCGGGCTCGCAGGCACACGACGAGATCGTCCTCACGGGCGAGGGCGTCCGCCGCGCGTCGGGCCGCTCGGGCGGCACCGAGGGCGGCCTCACGAACGGTGAGTTGTTGCGGGTGCGGGCGGCGATGAAGCCGATCGCGACCGTGCCGCGGGCGCTGAGGACGGTGGACGTGGCCACCGGCGAGCCGGCCGCCGCGCACCACCAGCGGTCCGACGTGTGTGCCGTCCCGGCGGCCGGGATCGTCGCCGAGGCGATGGTCGCGCTCGTCCTCGCGGACGCGGTGGCGGAGAAGTTCGGCGGGGACAGCGTCACCGAGACCCGCCGCAACGTCCGCTCCTACCTGGCCGCTCTCGCCGACTTGACACCTTGTGCGGGCGAACGTGGTGCCCCTGGCCGCAATTCGGCAGAGTGA
- a CDS encoding lysine biosynthesis protein LysW: MTTAITAPQCLVCDSEFEIDADWEKGEITECGACGQEHEIVEKTDAVVRVELAPEVEEDWGE; encoded by the coding sequence ATGACCACCGCCATCACCGCGCCCCAGTGCCTGGTCTGCGACTCCGAGTTCGAGATCGACGCGGACTGGGAGAAGGGCGAGATCACCGAGTGCGGCGCCTGCGGCCAGGAGCACGAGATCGTCGAGAAGACCGACGCCGTCGTCCGCGTCGAGCTGGCGCCCGAGGTCGAGGAGGACTGGGGCGAGTGA
- a CDS encoding DegT/DnrJ/EryC1/StrS aminotransferase produces the protein MELFDTATVLTRVLTTGVVMSIEKNDRELPGLERLLTKRTGRARAVLVNSRSAAVHSALAGQGIGHGDEIRQRGLGEKDRAFLAWLGVTVREDGPEDATPAFDHIALDAGNLHRLGELAAEATAPALVVDLTGLGFGPAAAVLTDDPALQARAERLKIFGAYDLRTMWTQQEDAADLVPGVQFNYRLSPLVAACARMALGQATRTPASSGAAS, from the coding sequence ATGGAACTGTTCGACACGGCGACCGTGCTCACCCGGGTGCTCACCACGGGTGTGGTCATGAGCATCGAGAAGAACGACCGCGAACTGCCCGGCCTGGAAAGGCTCCTGACCAAGCGCACCGGCCGTGCCAGGGCCGTGCTGGTGAACAGCCGCAGCGCCGCCGTGCACTCGGCGCTGGCCGGGCAGGGCATCGGCCACGGCGACGAGATCCGGCAGCGCGGTCTCGGCGAGAAGGACCGGGCCTTCCTGGCCTGGCTCGGGGTGACGGTCCGCGAGGACGGGCCGGAGGACGCCACGCCCGCCTTCGACCACATCGCACTGGACGCGGGCAACCTCCACCGGCTGGGCGAGCTGGCCGCCGAGGCCACCGCCCCGGCGCTGGTGGTCGACCTCACCGGCCTCGGCTTCGGCCCGGCCGCCGCCGTCCTCACCGACGACCCCGCGCTGCAAGCCCGCGCCGAGCGGCTGAAGATCTTCGGCGCGTACGACCTGCGGACCATGTGGACACAGCAGGAGGACGCCGCCGACCTGGTGCCCGGCGTCCAGTTCAACTACCGGCTCAGCCCACTGGTCGCCGCCTGCGCCCGCATGGCCCTGGGCCAGGCCACCCGTACCCCGGCATCCTCCGGAGCTGCCTCGTGA